In the Sebaldella sp. S0638 genome, one interval contains:
- a CDS encoding helix-turn-helix domain-containing protein, which produces MNEELLTVEETSRVLKCSKVKVYDLIKAGMIPALKIGHTRIRRSAVDKFILDNENKDLSNLDNIKELGVKK; this is translated from the coding sequence ATGAATGAGGAATTATTAACCGTGGAAGAAACTTCAAGAGTACTTAAATGTAGTAAAGTAAAGGTATATGACCTAATAAAAGCTGGTATGATTCCAGCACTTAAAATAGGGCATACAAGAATTAGACGCTCGGCAGTGGATAAATTTATACTTGATAATGAAAACAAAGACTTATCAAATTTAGATAATATAAAAGAGCTCGGAGTAAAAAAATGA